One Triticum dicoccoides isolate Atlit2015 ecotype Zavitan chromosome 3B, WEW_v2.0, whole genome shotgun sequence genomic window, CAATTTTTTCTAGGTCCGGTCACGATCGCTGATAGAGAAGCAGAGCAAGCAATGACGTCAGTCATACTGAATAGCTTTCCTACTCATGCTGTGTGAGCTTGCACTCCCAATCCCAATATTCCAGCTCACTTTCAACGCACCTGCATGATAAATAATGCAACCTTTACTGGGTCATGCAGTTTCGGCGAGGAGAACGGTTGGAGGTGTGCGGAGAAGTCTGCTGACTATGTTTGGGTCTTGGACCCCATAGATGGAACAAAGAGCTTCATAACTGGTATTGAAATGTAACAGTGTGCAGGCCAACTAATTTTGGCTTAACCAACAATGATGGATGCTGATTTGTTTTTCGCAGGCAAGCCTCTTTTTGGTACGCTTATTGCGCTTCTTCACAATGGAAAACCGGTATGCTGATTTTCTCTTTCTCATTTCAGCTTTCCTCGTTTTTGTCCATTTTTTTTTTCACTACTACCTGCAGGAAACTGTACTGGATAGCAGTCTAGCATATATAATTACATGTACCCAGTGatttagcttgattttgttgacacCGTCACCAAAGAACTACCACTACATGATATTCGATGCAACCTGTAAAATAGTTTTTGTTTTAATTTCAGCATATCATATATATACTAAAGTCTCTTCTGGGCATGTTGTCTAAGTGCGTCATATATGCTAGATATTTATTCTATATTACTTGCCATTGACTATTCTTCTTTTATTTAGATTATGGGCGTTATTGATCAGCCAATCTTGAGAGAGAGATGGGTTGGGGTGGACGGGAAGAAAACTACCTTAAATGGACAAGAAATATCTGTCCGTCCTTGCAATGTACTGGAGCAAGCTTACTTGTAGGTATATTATGTTTTAGTACATAGAATTAATACATGACATTGCAATGTTGAACTATTCGTCCTGTGTATAATAATCAGTGTTGTGCATGTGGCAGATATACGACGAGTCCGCATCTCTTTGAAGGAGATGCTGAAGATGCATTCATTCGTGTACGAGACAAGGTACATACCATTCTTGTAACTACATATTGTTGGCAAACTTGCACCATCAACGTCACAACTCACATGCTTGCCGTTTTACTCGTTTGTCATGCAAGGTGAAAGTCCCATTGTATGGCTGTGATTGTTATGCTTATGCTCTCCTGGCTTCTGGTTTTGTGGATCTTGTTGTTGAATCTGGATTGAAGGTATATAACACTATCCTGGATGCGTATTTTGTGAAAtggtgtttgttttatttttagtgGTGCTTGGAATGGACCAAATCTGAGCCTGGTAGTCAGTTTTCAGCTCAAGCTATCTTTGACCAGCCCAATATTATTCTGCCCATCATTCTTTCAAACGCATCAAATATACTTAAGTTATTTACTAAGATAGTTTATTCTGTTGTGAAGCCATACGATTTTCTCTCGCTGGTACCGGTGATTGAAGGAGCTGGGGGCTCAATAACTGATTGGGAAGGGAACAAGCTCCACTGGCTTGTCTCTCCGGAATCTCGGCCAACAAGTATAATACTCAGTCTTCTTGTTTTACTTCAAAATAACTTCTATTTTGCATCCCTCAGTTCTTTCTACCTTGCATCCCTCCATTAAGAAATCGCAACACTACGTAAATATCGAGATTTAAAAATGGCACAGGCATTTCAATCGAGCATATTTGCTGCTTCTGTTTAGCAGAAAACCAATGTTCCTGGTACCGAAGGTGTGATTCTTTCTCTTCATTTTGGTTCAGGTTTCAATGTGGTGGCAGCCGGAGATTCCCGTGTCCATGGGCAGGCCTTGGCAGCGCTGCGGTGGCGCTAGCCTGCCTGCAGCGCGGGGCGGCTCCTATTGTTCATTTAGAAGGCTGCAGCTGTTATTCATCTATCCAATAAAACTGAGTCTGTACGCTTCCTCAGTGGGTAAAGCAAGTTGTTCACGGTGCACCCTTTACTCAATAATGACCAGTGATTTTTGTTATGATCAGCCGTTATGTATTCAGTTACTCAAGTCATTCGATGATCGCTGAGCGACTTGATTGCACCGTGTAGTTCTTCTATGTTTTTCTTTTATGAGAGGGATCTATAGTTCTGTGTGATGCTGGCTCGGTTACTCTAAGCAACGATTCTACCTGACTGATCTAAAACCAGCTGGATTTAGTTGCCAATTGGGGCAGAGTACGGTATTTGCATTGAGAGGAATTAGCCATCATCCAGAGCTGTGGAGGAATTGAGAGTGCGTGTGAGTAAGTAGTAGATAAGCAAGAGCTCAGCTGTAGTGACAGTAATGGCATCTCTAGCTAATCCCTCAAAAGTTATACTCTAGGAAGATTTTTTTTCATTCGAGGAATTAAGCACTAGCTAGCCGATCCCTCGAACTTTTAATTCCTCAAAAGTACAACTTCTCATCCCTCGAAATCCACACCTCTAGCTCATTTTTCTCTAACAAGGGCAGTTGAGCAAATTTTTAGGCAGcttgctcacccctcttggccttgCGTTGCTGTCGCCGGAATCCGTCCGCGCCACTCCTGCAACCCCACCAGCCTCACCCACCTTCTCCTGGCTGGTATCGCCGTCGACGTGCAAAGCTTCACCCCGTCGCCGCCGAGCCGCCATTTGGGCGTGAATGGAGCCGTCGGAGTATGGATCCCGTGCATGGAATCCCGCACACGAGCGGACGAGCCTACACCGGTCGACGGTGCTGGAATGGGGACTTCTTTACCGCTGACGTAGCCCAGCTCCCCATCGGATCGGCCATGAGCTCCACGCTGTGGCTTACGCAAACCATGCCCGGCGAATCATGGAGCTCAACAAGGCCTACGTCATATCCGCCCATAGATCATACCACCACCGGCGGTGAAGCTCCCACAATTCTAGCGAGCCCATCTGCTTGTGTTGACCATGGAAGTAAGGTATAACACAAACCCCTGCATGTTTGCAAATTGGCATTCTTGCTCACAATattacacgcacgcacgcacgcacgcagaaAGGAGTCTCTTGCAACGCATAGGTATGAGTCAATCTCTTAAAGCTTTACATAAGCCAGATGCTTGACCACTGGTATTGATCAGAGAGAAGCTAACGACGCGTTTGGTTCGGCCAATCTGTAGCGGTTTCCGACTCCCGCGCTTTCGGAAACGGTAAATGGTGTTTGTTTCACACAACGTCCTCGGTAACCCCGTTTCCTGATACGCCGCTTCAGAGAGTCGAGCTGATTAGGAAACCGGGCCCAACCGCACGAACCAGAGCTCGTATCTCGTAAAAAGAGATCGAAACCAGAGCTTCCCGATACCCAAGCCCGTTACGTTAGCTGGCCGTGAACCAAACGCGTCGTAAGTGATGAGCTGATAGGCGCACACAAGAAGCAAGTGCAGATCAACGAGGAGCGAGTAAAAACTAATGAGATGCAAGCCCAAATCAATGAGATGTAAGCCTAGATATGGGAATTTAAGAAGTTTCACTTTGCACTCCTAGTTGTTGTTATAATTTGGTCCATATTTACTGGGTCAGCAGTAGCAGTTCTTCCTGTGGGAGTCATTGAAGTGACAATGTTCTTACTTTTAGGCAATTTGGCTAGAGAACTATTGTGTTCTTTGTAATATACTAATATGTACCCAGATCAGCTCCAACAGCAACAGTTCTTACTTACAACATTGAATTTAATATATATCCTATATCAAGTTTTAAATTAACTAGGAaaatggcccgtgcgttgcaacgggataaaaATTATGTTAAAAGCTACACCGTGCCTTGGTTCCACAGAATTGGCTGTCACATGCCTTTTAATCCCACACGGAGGTAGTATTTGAGAGAATTGATCAAACTGCAATGGTAATAAATAGGCCCATGGTTGGAACGGCAGAAAAAATTGACACGTATTCAATTTTTTTTAGAATTGTATGTGCATCAACATTCCGCACATGTCATATTTTGTTATTTGCTTTGCCCGTCATTTATTGTTAGGCCGAAAGTAATTCAACATGCAAGTGCATGTTAATCCAAGGGCGCTACCAATTATTATTGCATGCAGATCAGAATGTAAATTCGGTGCCAACAACATACACCTTTGTCGATTCTGCTCTCATTTGGCCGGTATCTTTCCTTCCTCCTTGTTGTGGAGTGCACCCGATCTGATTCTAATAATCCTCCCCTGCTCCTTTGCGTGGTTCGTTTGGTCAGCATGGTCGACGCGTGTGAAGTCTGGTGGCTTCGTGTGACATCCCCAGCAGTGCTTAGCGACGCGTGCACAAACCCTTCTGGTGTCCTTACACATGGTCTATTTTTATCCTTTGTAAAAGCCTGAATCTCCATCTTGTTTTCAGTTTATCTTGCACAAAGCAAGTCTCCCAGATACCACGCGCCCGAGCGGCGAGAGCGCTCCGCCAGGGATCTGAAGCAGCAGTTGAGCAGCGGGACCTCGCCGGTGAGCCAGCTCCTCTGCGGTTCTCCCTCTCC contains:
- the LOC119275762 gene encoding bifunctional phosphatase IMPL2, chloroplastic-like; its protein translation is MLPPISTIPPTFPLPHPAFAKPSLRHHLRSPSLLATFSSAAAGGACGIAGRWMGSVRASPSEAGGWAVAAAGKEGVEMERLVAVAQSAADAAGEVLRKYFRQRFEIIDKEDHSPVTIADREAEQAMTSVILNSFPTHAVFGEENGWRCAEKSADYVWVLDPIDGTKSFITGKPLFGTLIALLHNGKPIMGVIDQPILRERWVGVDGKKTTLNGQEISVRPCNVLEQAYLYTTSPHLFEGDAEDAFIRVRDKVKVPLYGCDCYAYALLASGFVDLVVESGLKPYDFLSLVPVIEGAGGSITDWEGNKLHWLVSPESRPTSFNVVAAGDSRVHGQALAALRWR